The Raphanus sativus cultivar WK10039 chromosome 2, ASM80110v3, whole genome shotgun sequence genome includes a region encoding these proteins:
- the LOC108818139 gene encoding uncharacterized protein LOC108818139, with amino-acid sequence MERERESSRDMERRLTRERERSRDTDRRVTRERESSRDMERERSRDTDRRVTGERESSRDMERRLTRERERSRDTDRRVTRERESSRDTDRRVTRVRESSRDTDRRVTRERERLGEPDMVVTSASERNPELSGPIYRRLYVNNLPTNMTILKLRKMFRPYGIVELVELPLHKTGQCKCFAFVQFAQLCDAQKAKTSTKEVEGIKVSFVLDHLSEAMLGAQSKALSNEEADMTHVAAKCLSIARESDEDKPCVLDSLINKTNLVFTLLNQKGVVSNPTECLQLKNMFMFKTEELLKKFREDVKTLANKYGVLVHLYLDKNKGAVYMCFETVQEALAMQRVMHLRCYGENLVSANFVPPRIYEAMKKTFLARDARSDDAQTSVPATVVLRYMFTQTQMRADRNLCAEVEYNVKEESVKHGPLLSVKVCQFHPQGVVLIKFKDSKDAQKCIDANNGRWYAQRQIHASLDDGLVDHDEVRDFVLEAEW; translated from the exons atggagagggagagggagagctCTAGAGACATGGAGAGGAGATTGAcgagggagagggagagatcGAGGGACACTGATAGGAGAGTGACGAGGGAGAGGGAGAGCTCTAGAGACATGGAGAGGGAGAGATCGAGGGACACTGATAGGAGAGTGACGGGGGAGAGGGAGAGCTCTAGAGACATGGAGAGGAGATTGAcgagggagagggagagatcGAGGGACACTGATAGGAGAGTGACGAGGGAGAGGGAGAGCTCTAGAGACACAGACAGGAGAGTGACGAGGGTGAGGGAGAGCTCTAGAGACACAGACAGGAGAGTGacgagggagagggagaggctCGGAGAACCTGATATGGTGGTTACCTCTGCTTCTGAGAGGAATCCAGAGCTGTCTGGCCCTATATATCGAAGACTGTATGTGAATAACCTGCCAACTAATATGACAATTTTGAAGCTTAGAAAG ATGTTCAGACCTTATGGTATTGTTGAGTTGGTTGAGTTACCACTTCACAAAACTGGTCAATGCAAATGCTTTGCATTTGTACAG TTTGCTCAACTCTGTGATGCTCAAAAAGCAAAAACTTCCACGAAAGAGGTTGAAGGAATCAAG GTTTCATTTGTCTTGGATCATCTCAGCGAAGCTATGTTAGGCGCTCAATCAAAGGCCTTGTCAAACGAAGAGGCGGATATGACGCATGTTGCAGCGAAGTGCCTTTCTATTGCAAGGGAGAGTGACGAGGACAAACCTTGCGTGCTGGACAGTCTTATTAATAAGACCAATCTTGTTTTCACTCTTCTCAACCAAAAAGGGGTTGTCTCCAATCCAACTGAGTGTCTCCAGCTGAAGAACATGTTTATGTTCAAAACTGAG GAGTTGCTTAAAAAGTTCAGAGAAGATGTGAAAACATTGGCTAACAAGTACGGTGTGCTCGTCCATCTATACTTAGACAA GAATAAAGGGGCTGTCTACATGTGTTTTGAAACGGTGCAAGAGGCTCTAGCGATGCAGAGAGTGATGCACTTGAGATGTTATGGTGAAAATCTTGTATCTGCGAATTTCGTG CCGCCTCGTATATATGAAGCCATGAAGAAGACGTTTCTTGCCAGAGATG CTCGCAGTGATGATGCTCAGACCTCAGTACCAGCAACTGTTGTTCTACGATACATGTTCACTCAAACCCAGATGAGG GCTGATAGGAATCTGTGTGCCGAGGTTGAGTATAACGTGAAGGAAGAGAGTGTAAAGCATGGGCCGCTTCTCTCAGTGAAG GTCTGTCAGTTTCATCCACAGGGTGTTGTCCTCATAAAATTCAAGGATAGCAAAGATGCGCAGAAGTGTATAGATGCAAATAATGGTCGTTG GTATGCACAGAGACAGATACATGCGAGTCTTGACGATGGATTAGTGGACCACGATGAGGTTAGGGATTTTGTTTTGGAAGCAGAATGGTGA
- the LOC108841641 gene encoding uncharacterized protein At1g43920, Chloroplastic-like isoform X2, producing the protein MGQYSYSQPSSSSEDLDITSLLDAEAQLYADEGQSSSEAVQYEPQPEAVQYEPQPEADDGIPTICYCGAEPVIATAYTDKDRGRRYFCCVNADDGDCHIWKWWDVAVMEEMREFQSLLRRLKEEGEKSEEKLLLLEKSVGELGRENSRVKLMVCLLVLI; encoded by the coding sequence ATGGGACAATATAGCTACAGCCAGCCGTCCTCATCATCAGAGGACTTGGACATAACGTCACTTCTCGATGCTGAAGCTCAGCTGTACGCGGATGAAGGTCAGAGTAGCTCAGAGGCGGTTCAGTACGAACCTCAACCTGAGGCGGTTCAGTACGAACCTCAACCTGAGGCCGATGATGGAATCCCGACGATTTGCTACTGTGGGGCTGAGCCGGTTATAGCAACCGCCTACACTGACAAAGATCGAGGCCGAAGGTACTTCTGCTGCGTCAATGCGGATGATGGAGACTGTCACATCTGGAAGTGGTGGGATGTTGCGGTCATGGAGGAGATGAGGGAGTTTCAGTCACTGCTAAGGCGGCTTAAGGAAGAAGGTGAGAAGAGTGAGGAGAAGCTGCTACTGCTAGAGAAGAGTGTAGGTGAGCTAGGAAGGGAGAATTCACGAGTTAAGCTAATGGTGTGcctattagttttaatataa
- the LOC108839364 gene encoding glutathione S-transferase T3-like: MASSSGFSNLLRSQLPVDLDSPEPFWFGSELPDESPIPVPEVPEVHEVPEESSVNKERRKFSPIEDKILIGAWLNTSKDPIVGNDQKAGAFWRRIVDYYNANPHLVGQIPREIPSCKQRWSRINEQVGRFTGCYDAALRAQRSGQNDDDVMKAALDLFFVRYNNKFVMDHCWRELRYDQKWSSNYVPKEGGKEKRKQVLEVDREPEARPIGIKAAKAASLKKKNPREVELSKLQGVLELKEKVSRNKVLECLLAKKKPLSEIQEKLVSKLLSEMSRSHGRSGEEVTGEEEKKSRG, from the exons ATGGCTAGCTCCTCTGGTTTTTCAAACCTCCTACGTAGCCAACTTCCTGTAGACCTTGATTCACCCGAACCCTTTTGGTTCGGGTCCGAACTTCCTGATGAGTCTCCTATCCCAGTCCCTGAAGTCCCTGAAGTCCATGAAGTCCCTGAAGAGTCTAGTGTTAATAAGGAGAGGAGGAAATTTTCTCCCATAGAGGATAAGATCCTAATTGGTGCTTGGCTTAACACGAGCAAGGACCCTATCGTCGGCAATGACCAGAAAGCTGGTGCTTTCTGGAGGCGTATTGTAGACTACTACAACGCAAACCCTCACCTCGTTGGGCAAATACCGAGAGAGATACCTTCGTGCAAGCAGAGGTGGTCTAGGATCAACGAGCAAGTAGGCAGGTTTACTGGATGTTATGATGCGGCTCTGAGGGCGCAGAGAAGTGGCCAAAACGATGATGATGTGATGAAAGCCGCCTTAGACCTATTCTTCGTCAGGTACAACAACAAGTTCGTCATGGATCACTGCTGGAGGGAGCTGAGGTATGACCAGAAATGGTCATCCAACTATGTGCCTAAGGAGGGTGGAAAGGAAAAGCGGAAACAAGTGTTGGAGGTTGATAGAGAACCTGAGGCTAGACCTATCGGTATAAAGGCTGCCAAAGCTGCcagtttgaagaagaagaatcctAGAGAAGTGGAGTTGTCAAAGCTACAAGGCGTGTTAGAACTGAAGGAAAAAGTGTCTAGGAATAAAGTCCTTGAATGCTTGCTTGCGAAGAAAAAGCCACTGTCTGAGATCCAGGAGAAGCTAGTGTCGAAACTACTATCTGAAAT GTCAAGAAGTCACGGGAGAAGCGGAGAAGAAGTCAcgggagaagaggagaagaagtcACGGGGGTGA
- the LOC108841641 gene encoding uncharacterized protein LOC108841641 isoform X1 — MLVIFCYEVYRSHGLYNGKMSSSSEDGLDERLDEIFDDICDDTIDNIIEAQTKKQKKRAYIERNREAGHNRLWNDYFTEHPTYEEHLFRRRFRMNKELFMRIVYALSENVPFFQQRRDATGRFGLSALQKCTAALRMLAYGSAADAVDEYLRLGETTALSCLHHFTHGVVHLFGDDYLRRPTAEDLQRLLDIGEKRGFPGMVGSIDCMHWEWKNCPTSWKGQYARGSNKPTIVLEAVASQDLWIWHAFFGPPGTLNDLNVLDRSPVFYDIIEGRAPRLEYVVNGHKYKFAYYLTDGIYPKWSTFIQSITRPQCEKRGYLLKDKNQPEKISSGHLAFCKLDLRLLKTRLLHGTKKR, encoded by the exons ATGCTTGTAATATTTTGCTACGAAGTGTATCGATCCCACGGCTTGTATAACG GCAAAATGTCATCATCTTCAGAGGATGGATTGGATGAAAGATTGGACGAGATTTTCGACGATATCTGTGACGATACAATCGACAACATCATCGAGGCCCAAaccaagaagcaaaagaaacgTGCTTATATAGAACGAAACCGTGAAGCTGGACACAATCGTTTGTGGAATGACTACTTCACCGAACATCCGACTTACGAGGAACATTTATTCAGACGCCGTTTCCGTATGAACAAGGAATTATTCATGCGTATTGTCTATGCCCTCTCAGAGAACGTCCCATTCTTTCAACAAAGAAGAGATGCTACCGGGAGGTTTGGTCTTTCTGCACTACAAAAATGTACGGCAGCCCTTCGTATGCTTGCTTATGGTTCTGCGGCTGACGCGGTTGACgaatatctccgacttggtgagaCGACGGCACTTTCATGTTTACATCATTTCACTCACGGAGTAGTACATTTATTTGGAGATGACTATCTACGAAGACCCACAGCAGAGGATCTTCAACGACTACTCGATATTGGAGAGAAACGCGGGTTTCCTGGGATGGTCGGGAGCATTgattgtatgcattgggagtggaaaaatTGCCCAACCTCTTGGAAAGGACAGTACGCCCGGGGATCAAACAAACCGACAATTGTCTTAGAGGCTGTAGCTTCACAagatctttggatatggcacgcCTTTTTTGGTCCTCCAGGTACCTTAAACGATCTTAATGTCCTTGATCGGTCTCCTGTTTTTTATGACATTATAGAAGGTCGAGCTCCAAGGTTAGAGTACGTGGTCAACGGACACAAGTATAAGTTCGCTTACTACCTCACAGACGGTATATATCCAAAATGGTCAACATTTATTCAATCTATCACACGGCCTCAATGTGAAAAACGCGGTTATTTGCTAAAAGACAAGAATCAGCCCGAAAAGATATCGAGCGGGCATTTGGCGTTTTGCAAGCTCGATTTGCGATTGTTAAAAACCCGGCTCTTACAtgggacaaaaaaaagatag
- the LOC108818946 gene encoding biotin carboxyl carrier protein of acetyl-CoA carboxylase 1, chloroplastic translates to MASSSSFSLTSPAASVYGGATQTSSQLPLPTTRSRLPRRVSFRLSSAKPKLRFLSKPTRSSYPVVKALSNQVGGGASSNASAPAGPSAEGKDTNSSKDSSSPDLATEESISEFLTQVTTLVKLVDSRDIVELQLKQLDCELLIRKKEALPQAQAPAPYVMMQQPNQPSYVQATAPAASPPPSSTPASLPAPSSPSPAKSSLPTVKSPMAGTFYRSPGPGEPPFIKVGDKVQKGQVLCIVEAMKLMNEIESDQTGTVVDIVAEDGKPVSLDTPLFVVQP, encoded by the exons ATggcgtcttcttcttccttctccctCACCTCTCCGGCTGCTTCCGTCTATGGAGGAGCCACTCAAACCTCCTCGCAGTTACCTCTCCCAACCACTCGCTCTCGCCTCCCTCGCAGAGTTTCCTTCCGTCTCTCCTCCGCCAAGCCTAAGCTTCGCTTTCTCTCCAAG CCTACTCGCAGTAGCTACCCTGTGGTGAAAGCCCTATCTAACCAG GTTGGTGGAGGTGCATCATCAAATGCTTCAGCTCCTGCAGGACCCTCAGCTGAAGGAAAGGATACAAACTCATCAAAAGACTCTTCTTCACCTGATTTAGCTACAGAGGAGTCTATCTCTGAGTTCCTGACCCAAGTCACAACTCTTGTCAA GCTTGTGGATTCTAGAGACATCGTCGAGTTGCAGCTGAAACAACTCGACTGTGAACTTCTCATCCGGAAAAAGGAAGCCTTACCTCAGGCCCAAGCCCCTGCGCCTTATGTTATGATGCAGCAACCAAACCAACCATCTTATGTGCAAGCAACGGCTCCTGCTGCCTCACCTCCACCTTCTTCTACTCCAGCCTCTTTGCCCGCACCATCCTCACCCAGTCCAGCGAAATCATCGCTTCCAACTGTTAAAAGTCCCATGGCAGGCACATTCTACCGCAGTCCAGGACCTGGTGAACCACCTTTTATCAAG GTTGGCGATAAAGTGCAGAAGGGACAAGTTCTATGCATCGTCGAAGCCATGAAGTTAATGAATGAAATAGAG TCTGATCAAACGGGAACCGTAGTGGATATCGTTGCAGAAGACGGCAAGCCTGTTAGCCTCGACACT CCTCTGTTTGTGGTTCAACCGTAG
- the LOC108824803 gene encoding thioredoxin F2, chloroplastic produces MTLSLRIAPSPLSFRYSPVPATASGGGLRSVKQRCRIPNSGVAAAKTGFCSGGGGVLDLRKKIGSCVVVRCSLETLNVSVGEVTEVDKDTFWPIVKAAGDKLVVLDMYTQWCGPCKVMAPKYKELSEKYQDMVFLKLDCNEDNKPVAKELGIRVVPTFKILKDSKVITEVVGAKFDELLAAIDAARSG; encoded by the exons TTCCGGCAACCGCCTCCGGCGGAGGATTACGTTCCGTGAAGCAGCGCTGCCGGATCCCGAACTCAGGCGTCGCGGCGGCGAAAACAGGATTCTGTTCCGGCGGTGGTGGTGTGTTAGATTTAAGGAAGAAGATCGGTTCCTGTGTGGTGGTGAGGTGTAGCTTAGAGACACTGAATGTCAGTGTCGGCGAGGTGACGGAGGTTGACAAGGACACGTTCTGGCCAATCGTTAAAGCCGCCGGTGATAAGCTTGTTGTCCTCGACATGTACACTCAGTG GTGTGGACCGTGCAAAGTTATGGCTCCTAAATACAAAGAGCTATCAGAGAAGTACCAGGACATGGTGTTTCTTAAGCTTGACTGCAACGAAGACAACAag CCAGTGGCAAAGGAGCTAGGAATTAGAGTGGTTCCAACCTTTAAGATCTTGAAGGACAGCAAGGTGATAACGGAAGTGGTCGGGGCAAAATTTGATGAGTTACTTGCAGCTATTGATGCAGCGAGGTCAGGCTGA